A part of Octopus sinensis linkage group LG7, ASM634580v1, whole genome shotgun sequence genomic DNA contains:
- the LOC115214231 gene encoding uncharacterized protein LOC115214231 — translation MGNLIKKISPPSASYEVILPPYQKPWQLLFSGDNHSWDSVASSYGFQNSRRYCCRDVDCDGSVCSRYVRILFQKGTKNLEIRYKSLKILISCSNKSELAAFVNDDYEISSVALSCRDHLILLILHRQQGIVNQFAFPIVDIQQKKTLGIMLSPKENMTIVNGDITPDCSRTAILFFSFSEVSKTSSYDLYIYSHETFQVLNIITLNHAVQPYVAFDPRFRWSRIAVANYECRATGVCNELVTYSLSEMGIVVRSNLCLPVLFGSSRFHLSYSKDGTLLIVQKLTDNRFGVTAFSDIYLFNADTITLLKYLTSCLPGLIRICRVNYQLAFSRCGSYMRVLDHKQSSDEVSILVYQMPRILNLQSQCRIVILQHLSRTCDVDILPLPSVLRQYLKFQPIFR, via the exons ATGGGCAATTTGATTAAGAAAATCTCCCCACCGTCTGCGAGTTACGAAGTTATATTACCTCCCTATCAGAAACCATGGCAACTTCTGTTTTCTGGAGATAACCATTCCTGGGACTCAGTAGCAA GTTCTTATGGTTTCCAAAACTCTCGTCGCTACTGCTGCAGAGATGTCGACTGTGATGGATCAGTTTGTTCACGTTATGTACGTATTCTCTTTCAGAAAGGAACCAAAAATCTAGAGATTAG GTACAAAtcattgaaaattttaatttcctgcAGTAATAAAAGTGAACTTGCAGCTTTTGTGAATGATGACTACGAAATCAGTAGCGTTGCCCTTTCCTGCCGGGACCATCTCATCCTTCTCATACTCCACAGACAACAAGGAATTGTAAACCAATTTGCATTTCCTATTGTAGACATACAACAAAAGAAGACCCTTGGCATCATGTTATCTCCAAAGGAAAATATGACTATTGTTAATGGTGACATCACACCCGACTGCTCTCGTACGgctattcttttcttctccttttctgaAGTTAGTAAAACATCAAgctatgatttgtatatatattctcacgaGACTTTTCAAGTCCTCAACATCATTACCCTGAATCACGCTGTTCAACCATACGTTGCCTTTGACCCTCGTTTCAGGTGGTCTCGTATTGCTGTAGCCAACTACGAGTGTCGAGCAACCGGCGTCTGTAACGAACTTGTCACTTATTCTTTATCCGAAATGGGAATTGTTGTACGCAGCAACTTGTGTCTACCTGTTCTGTTTGGCAGCAGCCGCTTTCATCTCTCCTACAGCAAAGACGGAACTCTACTTATTGTTCAAAAACTTACTGACAACCGTTTTGGGGTCACAGCTTTCtctgatatatatttgtttaacgcCGATACAATAACGTTACTTAAGTATTTAACATCGTGTCTTCCTGGTTTAATAAGAATATGTCGTGTTAATTACCAACTCGCATTTTCCCGCTGTGGCAGCTACATGAGGGTCCTTGATCACAAACAGAGTTCCGATGAAGTTAGTATCCTTGTTTATCAGATGCCACGGATCCTGAACTTACAAAGTCAATGTCGAATAGTCATTCTCCAACATCTTTCCAGAACTTGTGACGTTGATATTCTACCTTTACCTTCTGTTCTCAGACAATACCTTAAATTTCAGCCAATTTTTCGGTGA